The following proteins are co-located in the [Pasteurella] mairii genome:
- the glmS gene encoding glucosamine--fructose-6-phosphate aminotransferase isomerase, with protein sequence MCGIVGAVAQRDVAEILINGLHRLEYRGYDSAGVAVVNEQGELQRVRCLGKVKALDEAVEKNPLIGGTGIAHTRWATHGEPSEANAHPHVSGNFAVVHNGIIENHEELRAELKARGYVFLSQTDTEVIAHLVEWEMRSASSLLEAVQNVVKQLTGAYGMVVMDRTDPSHLVAARSGSPLVIGLGIGENFLASDQLALLSVTRRFIFLEEGDIAEITRRSVDIYNKQGQQVERETHESHLENDAAEKGKFRHFMQKEIFEQPTALINTMEGRISHHNVIVESIGNGAKGILEKVQHVQIVACGTSYNSGMAARYWFEALAGVSCDVEIASEFRYRKFVTRPNSLLLTLSQSGETADTLAALRLAKEKGYMAAMTICNVAGSSLVRESDLAFMTRAGVEIGVASTKAFTTQLAAMLILVTAIGKLNGNISEEKEQEIVKALQSVPAEIEKALTFEAQIEKLAEDFAEKNHALFLGRGEFYPIAMEASLKLKEISYIHAEAYAAGELKHGPLALIDADMPVIVVAPTNELLEKVKSNIEEVRARGGQLYVFADKEAGFTETAGMKIVTMPTVHELIAPIFYTVPMQLLAYHVALIKGTDVDQPRNLAKAVTVE encoded by the coding sequence ATGTGTGGTATTGTTGGTGCGGTAGCGCAACGTGATGTCGCTGAAATTTTAATTAACGGTTTACACCGTTTAGAATATCGCGGTTATGATTCTGCCGGTGTGGCGGTTGTCAATGAACAAGGCGAATTACAACGTGTGCGTTGTTTGGGTAAAGTCAAAGCCTTAGATGAGGCGGTAGAAAAAAATCCGTTAATCGGGGGAACGGGGATTGCGCACACGCGTTGGGCAACCCATGGCGAGCCTTCCGAAGCGAATGCGCATCCGCATGTTTCCGGCAATTTCGCTGTAGTTCACAACGGAATTATCGAAAATCACGAAGAATTACGTGCAGAATTAAAAGCGCGCGGCTATGTTTTCTTATCCCAAACCGATACTGAAGTGATTGCGCACTTGGTGGAATGGGAAATGCGCAGCGCTTCAAGTTTGTTAGAAGCCGTGCAAAACGTGGTGAAACAATTGACCGGCGCTTATGGTATGGTCGTGATGGATCGTACCGATCCAAGTCATTTGGTTGCGGCGCGTTCTGGCAGCCCATTGGTTATTGGATTGGGAATTGGCGAAAACTTTTTAGCCTCTGACCAATTGGCGTTGTTAAGCGTAACCCGTCGTTTTATCTTTTTAGAAGAAGGCGATATCGCGGAAATTACACGTCGTAGCGTAGATATTTACAACAAACAAGGGCAGCAAGTTGAGCGTGAAACCCACGAATCTCACCTTGAAAATGATGCAGCGGAAAAAGGAAAATTCCGTCACTTTATGCAAAAAGAAATTTTTGAACAACCGACCGCACTTATCAACACCATGGAAGGACGCATCAGCCATCACAATGTGATTGTAGAAAGTATTGGTAACGGTGCCAAAGGCATTTTGGAAAAAGTGCAACACGTGCAAATTGTTGCTTGCGGGACGTCATACAATTCCGGTATGGCAGCGCGTTATTGGTTTGAAGCGCTTGCAGGTGTGAGTTGTGATGTGGAAATTGCTTCTGAATTCCGTTATCGTAAATTTGTTACTCGCCCGAACAGTTTATTGTTAACCTTGTCCCAATCTGGGGAAACGGCGGATACCTTAGCGGCACTTCGTTTGGCGAAAGAAAAAGGCTATATGGCGGCAATGACCATTTGTAACGTGGCGGGCTCTTCTTTAGTGCGAGAATCCGATTTAGCCTTTATGACCCGTGCTGGGGTAGAAATCGGGGTGGCGTCAACGAAAGCATTTACGACACAATTGGCTGCAATGTTAATCTTGGTGACTGCGATCGGTAAATTAAATGGCAATATTTCCGAAGAAAAAGAGCAAGAAATCGTGAAAGCCTTGCAATCTGTACCGGCTGAAATTGAAAAAGCGTTAACTTTCGAAGCGCAAATTGAAAAATTAGCGGAAGATTTTGCCGAGAAAAACCATGCGTTATTCTTAGGTCGTGGCGAATTTTATCCGATTGCGATGGAAGCCTCTTTGAAATTAAAAGAAATTTCCTATATTCATGCAGAAGCCTATGCCGCCGGTGAATTAAAACATGGGCCGCTTGCTTTAATTGATGCGGATATGCCGGTGATTGTGGTGGCGCCGACCAATGAATTATTGGAAAAAGTGAAATCCAATATTGAAGAAGTGCGCGCACGAGGCGGTCAATTATATGTGTTCGCCGACAAAGAAGCGGGCTTTACTGAAACAGCAGGCATGAAAATTGTGACCATGCCAACCGTACATGAATTAATCGCACCGATTTTCTATACGGTACCAATGCAATTATTGGCTTATCATGTGGCGCTAATTAAAGGGACTGACGTGGATCAACCGCGTAACTTAGCGAAAGCGGTAACGGTAGAATAA
- the hemZ gene encoding oxygen-independent coproporphyrinogen-III oxidase-like protein translates to MLSSLQSLPPLSLYVHIPWCVQKCPYCDFNSHAQKGIIPEQDYVQHLLADLQQDLNRFQVQTDWRPLHSIFIGGGTPSLFSAENISALLQGIAQQLPFAKEIEITLEANPGTVEAERFRGYVDAGVNRISMGIQSFDDAKLQRLGRIHSAVEAKSAVNLAKVSGLRSFNLDLMHGLPDQTLEQALSDLRQAIALNPPHLSWYQLTIEPNTLFAYRPPRLPDDDELWDIFAQGHQLLTDAGYVQYETSAYAKPGHQCRHNLNYWRFGDYLAIGCGAHGKLTLNDGEIVRFSKTKHPKGYLRGDYLYEQKNVANFDRPFEFFMNRFRLLEAVPKREFEQLTGLSVKTVEKPINWALAKGYVTETNDAWQISEQGKLFLNELLAEFLPE, encoded by the coding sequence ATGCTATCTTCTTTACAATCTTTACCGCCGCTGAGTTTGTATGTACATATCCCTTGGTGCGTGCAAAAATGCCCTTATTGTGATTTTAATTCACACGCGCAAAAAGGCATCATTCCTGAACAAGACTATGTGCAACATTTATTAGCCGATTTACAACAGGATTTAAACCGTTTTCAAGTGCAAACCGATTGGCGTCCATTGCATTCAATTTTTATCGGCGGCGGTACGCCAAGTCTGTTTTCCGCGGAAAATATTTCCGCCTTATTACAGGGAATAGCGCAACAATTGCCCTTTGCCAAAGAGATTGAAATCACGCTGGAAGCTAATCCGGGTACCGTTGAAGCAGAACGTTTTCGCGGTTATGTCGATGCCGGCGTAAATCGTATCTCTATGGGCATTCAAAGTTTTGATGATGCTAAATTACAGCGTTTAGGACGCATTCATTCGGCAGTAGAGGCAAAAAGTGCGGTCAATTTAGCGAAAGTTTCCGGCTTGCGCAGTTTTAATTTGGATTTAATGCACGGATTACCCGACCAAACACTGGAACAGGCGCTGTCAGATTTACGCCAAGCCATTGCCTTAAATCCGCCACATTTATCTTGGTATCAGTTAACAATTGAACCGAATACCCTGTTCGCTTATCGTCCGCCACGTTTACCTGATGACGACGAATTATGGGATATTTTTGCGCAAGGACATCAATTATTGACCGATGCCGGTTATGTGCAATATGAAACCTCCGCCTACGCCAAACCCGGCCATCAATGTCGCCATAATCTCAATTATTGGCGCTTTGGTGATTATTTGGCGATTGGTTGCGGCGCTCACGGTAAATTGACTTTAAATGATGGAGAAATTGTCCGTTTTTCTAAAACGAAACACCCAAAAGGCTATTTGCGTGGTGATTATTTATATGAACAAAAAAACGTGGCAAATTTCGACCGCCCTTTTGAGTTTTTTATGAACCGTTTTCGCCTGTTAGAGGCAGTGCCGAAACGCGAATTTGAGCAACTGACGGGCTTATCAGTCAAAACGGTAGAAAAACCAATCAATTGGGCGTTAGCAAAAGGCTATGTCACCGAAACGAATGATGCCTGGCAAATTAGTGAACAAGGCAAGTTATTTTTAAATGAATTATTAGCGGAGTTTTTGCCGGAATAG
- the rpiA gene encoding ribose-5-phosphate isomerase A: MDQLTMKKQAAQAALAYVKPDTIVGVGSGSTVNCFIEALGALKNQIKGAVAASKNSEALLREQGIEVFSANEVSSLDIYVDGADEINPQKMMIKGGGAALTREKIVAALAKNFICIVDSSKQVDVLGSTFALPVEVIPMARSQVARKLVALGGSPEYREGVVTDNGNVILDVYHFKIMNPVEMEKELNNVAGVVTNGIFALRAADTVIVGTPEGAKIIE, encoded by the coding sequence ATGGATCAATTAACAATGAAAAAACAAGCGGCGCAAGCGGCTTTAGCTTATGTCAAACCTGATACCATCGTGGGCGTTGGGAGCGGTTCGACTGTCAACTGTTTTATTGAAGCCTTGGGCGCGCTGAAAAATCAAATTAAAGGTGCGGTTGCCGCATCAAAAAACTCCGAAGCCTTACTACGTGAGCAAGGTATTGAGGTATTTAGCGCCAATGAAGTCTCTAGCCTAGATATTTATGTAGACGGTGCGGATGAAATTAATCCACAAAAAATGATGATCAAAGGTGGTGGCGCGGCGTTGACACGTGAAAAAATTGTGGCTGCACTTGCAAAAAATTTCATCTGCATTGTAGATAGCAGCAAGCAAGTAGATGTGTTAGGCTCTACTTTCGCCCTACCGGTTGAAGTGATCCCTATGGCACGTTCGCAAGTGGCGCGTAAATTAGTGGCACTTGGTGGTTCGCCAGAATACCGTGAAGGTGTGGTGACGGATAACGGTAACGTGATTTTAGATGTTTATCATTTTAAAATTATGAATCCGGTTGAAATGGAAAAAGAATTAAACAATGTCGCCGGCGTCGTCACCAATGGTATTTTCGCCTTACGTGCCGCCGATACCGTCATTGTCGGTACACCGGAAGGTGCCAAAATTATTGAATAA
- the serA gene encoding D-3-phosphoglycerate dehydrogenase, with protein sequence MPNTTENKVSLGKDKIKFLLLEGVHQSALDTLKAAGYTNIEYHKKALDADELKAAIKDAHFIGLRSRTHLTADVLAHAERLIAIGCFCIGTNQVDLKAAKERGIPVFNAPFSNTRSVAELVLGEILLLMRNVPQANAEVHRGLWNKSAAGSHEARSKKLGIIGYGHIGSQLSIIAESLGMHVYFYDIENKLPLGNAQQVRSLEELLSSCDVISLHVPENASTKNLMSAERIAQLKEGSILINAARGTVVDIDALADALKAGKIRGAAIDVFPTEPASIDEEFLSPLREFDNVILTPHIGGSTAEAQENIGSEVSGKFVKYSDNGSTLSAVNFPEVSLPEHSGTKRLLHIHHNKPGVLNQINQVFVNAHINIAAQYLQTDPNIGYVVIDVESEDTTEVLAELKKIDGTVRTRVLY encoded by the coding sequence ATGCCAAACACAACAGAAAATAAAGTATCACTGGGTAAAGATAAGATTAAGTTTTTATTGCTTGAAGGGGTGCATCAAAGTGCATTGGATACCTTAAAAGCCGCCGGTTATACTAATATTGAATATCATAAAAAAGCCTTAGATGCTGACGAATTAAAAGCGGCAATTAAAGATGCGCACTTTATTGGTTTGCGTTCCAGAACCCATTTAACTGCAGATGTGTTGGCGCACGCTGAACGTTTAATTGCAATTGGTTGTTTTTGTATCGGTACCAACCAAGTGGATTTAAAAGCGGCAAAAGAACGCGGTATTCCTGTCTTTAACGCGCCATTTTCCAATACTCGTTCCGTTGCCGAATTGGTATTGGGTGAAATTTTGCTCTTAATGCGCAATGTCCCGCAAGCCAATGCGGAAGTGCATCGTGGCTTATGGAATAAATCTGCGGCGGGTTCTCATGAAGCACGTAGCAAAAAATTGGGGATCATCGGTTACGGTCATATTGGTTCACAATTAAGCATTATCGCTGAATCCCTAGGAATGCATGTGTATTTTTATGATATTGAAAATAAATTACCATTAGGTAACGCACAACAAGTCCGTTCCTTGGAAGAATTATTATCCAGTTGTGATGTGATCTCACTGCACGTACCGGAAAACGCGTCAACCAAAAATTTAATGAGCGCTGAACGTATTGCGCAACTGAAAGAAGGCTCCATTTTGATCAATGCGGCACGTGGTACCGTGGTGGATATTGATGCCCTTGCCGACGCCTTAAAAGCAGGTAAAATTCGTGGCGCCGCAATTGATGTGTTCCCAACCGAGCCCGCATCCATTGACGAAGAATTCCTGTCTCCGTTACGTGAATTCGACAATGTGATTTTAACACCGCACATCGGCGGTTCTACAGCGGAAGCGCAAGAAAATATCGGTTCTGAAGTATCCGGTAAATTTGTCAAATATTCCGACAACGGTTCTACCCTTTCCGCGGTTAACTTCCCTGAAGTTTCCTTGCCGGAACACAGCGGAACAAAACGTTTGTTACATATTCACCACAACAAACCGGGCGTATTAAACCAAATCAACCAAGTGTTCGTCAATGCACACATCAATATCGCCGCGCAATATTTGCAAACCGATCCGAATATCGGTTACGTGGTAATTGACGTTGAATCGGAAGATACCACCGAAGTCCTCGCGGAATTGAAAAAAATTGACGGTACTGTTCGTACTCGTGTACTGTATTAA
- a CDS encoding putative deoxyribonucleotide triphosphate pyrophosphatase — translation MKQKIVLATGNQGKVKEMADVLAEFGFDVVAQTDLGIESPEETGLTFVENALIKARHAATISGLPAIADDTGLVVPALGGAPGLYSARYAGVDGHEAEAKNRQKLLAELADLPPQQRQAKFVSCIVLLQHPTDPSPIIAEGECFGQIGFAEKGENGFGYDSLFISDDTHCTFAELATVEKKKISHRAKALSVLKVRLK, via the coding sequence ATGAAACAGAAAATCGTATTGGCGACCGGCAACCAAGGCAAAGTCAAAGAAATGGCAGATGTCTTAGCGGAGTTTGGTTTTGATGTGGTAGCACAAACGGATTTAGGTATCGAAAGCCCAGAAGAAACGGGGTTAACCTTTGTGGAAAATGCCTTAATCAAAGCGCGCCATGCCGCCACCATTTCCGGCTTGCCAGCAATTGCTGATGATACTGGATTGGTGGTGCCGGCTTTAGGCGGCGCCCCCGGTTTATATTCCGCGCGTTACGCCGGAGTGGATGGTCATGAAGCAGAGGCTAAAAACCGGCAAAAATTATTAGCAGAATTAGCTGACCTTCCGCCACAACAACGTCAAGCGAAATTCGTCAGTTGCATTGTGTTGCTCCAGCATCCAACCGATCCATCACCAATCATTGCCGAAGGCGAATGTTTCGGGCAAATCGGTTTTGCTGAAAAAGGCGAAAATGGATTTGGCTATGACAGCCTGTTTATCTCCGACGATACACATTGTACGTTTGCCGAACTTGCCACTGTGGAGAAAAAGAAAATTTCCCACCGCGCCAAAGCCTTGAGCGTCTTAAAAGTGCGGTTAAAATAA
- the srlR_1 gene encoding glucitol operon repressor: MKRNIQVRNTQQRRHAIMQVLQEQGEVSVEQLVQLFETSEVTIRKDLTALESNGFLLRRYGGAVLMPKELIDESQEENLSNRKLAIAKLAAERITDHNRIIVDSGSTTAALIKQLNRKQGLVVMTNSLSVATELRALENEPTLLMTGGTWDTRSESFQGKVAEQVLRSYNFDQLFIGADGIDLVRGSTTFNELVGLSQVMAEVSREVIVMVESQKIGRKMPNLELTWQQIDVLVTDDLLTEEIKQAIQAQGVEVLCASAV, from the coding sequence ATGAAACGAAACATTCAAGTCCGCAATACCCAGCAGCGTCGCCACGCGATTATGCAAGTGTTGCAAGAACAAGGAGAAGTCAGCGTTGAGCAATTAGTACAATTGTTTGAAACGTCCGAAGTGACCATTCGTAAAGATTTAACCGCGTTGGAAAGTAATGGCTTTTTATTGCGTCGCTATGGCGGGGCGGTGTTGATGCCGAAAGAATTAATTGATGAGTCGCAAGAAGAAAATCTTTCGAACCGAAAGTTAGCGATTGCGAAACTGGCGGCAGAACGGATTACTGATCACAATCGTATTATCGTAGATAGCGGTAGTACAACCGCCGCGCTGATTAAGCAGCTTAATCGTAAACAAGGGTTGGTCGTGATGACTAATTCGCTATCGGTGGCGACGGAGTTGCGTGCATTGGAAAATGAGCCGACCTTGTTGATGACTGGAGGTACTTGGGATACGCGTTCCGAGTCGTTTCAAGGCAAGGTCGCCGAGCAAGTGTTGCGATCTTACAATTTTGATCAATTATTTATCGGCGCAGATGGGATTGATTTGGTGCGGGGAAGTACGACCTTTAATGAATTGGTCGGGTTAAGCCAGGTGATGGCGGAGGTATCTCGTGAAGTTATTGTGATGGTGGAATCACAAAAAATCGGTAGAAAAATGCCGAATTTAGAATTAACGTGGCAGCAAATTGATGTGCTGGTGACAGATGATTTGTTGACCGAAGAAATCAAGCAGGCAATTCAGGCACAAGGCGTTGAAGTCCTTTGTGCAAGTGCGGTCTAA
- the iga gene encoding Immunoglobulin A1 protease autotransporter precursor, with product MLTPRFKLSLLTLCLSTSLPTLAGTVRNDIDYQYFRDFAENKGQFTPGARNISIKNLKEHVVGTMMVNTPMPDFHALSRSGVATLINPQYVISVAHNRGYGSVDFGEAGKAPDQSTFHYKLVSRNTLPTGKGAYADFHVPRLHKLVTEVAPTQMNYLGEETKPYQDPNRFSMYVRVGGGTQYTMPLSSNEKTRVGGAYSYLTGGSTPAINQGHTAKGLVYTHRGLTDSTFGPMNVEPEGGDSGSPLFAYDKIKQRWGVIGVLHGISSSSVWYILPREDFVNLTIASNHAGTINNSSANATFDWSANGISSTIRQDHYVLPVGLADTDKSNDTSSTTVSLNHGQDVTFTGKAATLNLQNHIAQGAGALTFNTDFTVKGSNNEITWEGAGVNIARDKRVDWQVKNPQGDRLSKIGEGTLYVNGIGENHGDISVGDGTVIFAQKADQQGRKQAFNQVGIVSGRPTVVLNDSQQVKPDNLYFGFRGGRLDVNGNDLTFARIRNTDEGAQIVNHNANKASTITIDAEKKHLTWGNWRQHGADIYEYINIHAKNRTDYFLLKPNGNPGRYYPTNQTSSNDWQFIGSDKEQAIKIAKTIETSTFAGIFGETDPRKVNGRLNVVFKPTSENAQLLLTGGMALNGTFSTNNGTVILSGKPTPHAYDMNQKQDVVHDDEWINRHFTAENFSVHNNGKLYVSRNVETINGNFTASQHALIQLGAVNNTPVCQRSDYTGETSCSKPIFSQKIWRSMPTLQAKGNAILNDHSRLVIGKTHFLGTVQGTPQSQVTLAFNANWTMTGDSTLGNLTLDGGADVYLNNADKSTVSRYNHLVINGKLSGNGHFHALTNVAEQKGDHVTVNGLASGNFLFSIENTGREPNAVSPLSLLTLTNPKQNLQQLNVQLKNGYVDLGTYRYILKNERNDYRLYSPLRDAQQQNPAEQAEIDKAKALAQRYQTELNNLQADLRQKQIEQQQAQKNLVNKQQEVYAKEDYINRLHWIRFISRAIAKSQLQKLQQEVANYSTLAQQVNTAISDLNRLLVDTAYQVNEAQQHYTAMAATSSILKQAEALCLQSNSSQVCQAVVNTLGVNELENLAYRAASGDLSEEEFDAFRREVLDAIAAEDERAATTDIAQRAGISRYANTALSEISAQVNNLLQMTGSNNHAITTYRNDPFSVWVSTTYQQAKFGSDNYRDYRQHSTLTQIGLESAVNNYLHFGGILSNINANNDFDQASGNSKLTMLTVYGKYQSEDGWLAALELGYGTSRNRLNIDNQTEKFHRRITSMGVTLSKRWENNGWLAQPYIGAKYYHLSGVDYQLNGANISVKSFGLPVYQAGINVAKHFDFEAFSITPRFTSEYIDARRKVFGIDVFKVNNIQLKQRFARHFKHEIGFDVKMRNWEISTHIGLLKGDEMKHQHYAGLTLGYHW from the coding sequence ATGTTAACCCCTCGCTTCAAATTGTCATTATTGACACTTTGTCTTTCAACCTCATTACCAACGCTTGCCGGTACAGTACGCAACGATATTGACTATCAATATTTCCGTGATTTTGCGGAAAACAAAGGACAATTTACCCCTGGTGCTCGCAATATTAGCATTAAGAATTTAAAAGAGCATGTCGTTGGTACTATGATGGTCAATACGCCCATGCCGGATTTTCATGCTTTAAGCCGCAGTGGTGTTGCAACCTTAATTAATCCTCAATATGTTATCAGCGTGGCACACAATCGCGGTTATGGTTCGGTAGATTTTGGTGAAGCAGGGAAAGCCCCCGATCAAAGCACCTTCCACTATAAATTAGTCTCTCGTAATACCTTGCCCACTGGCAAGGGCGCTTACGCTGACTTCCATGTTCCTCGTTTGCACAAACTGGTCACTGAAGTCGCGCCAACGCAGATGAATTATCTAGGCGAGGAAACTAAACCTTATCAAGACCCAAATCGTTTTTCTATGTATGTACGTGTAGGTGGCGGTACACAATATACTATGCCGCTATCAAGTAACGAAAAAACTAGGGTCGGTGGAGCTTATTCTTATTTAACAGGGGGTTCAACGCCGGCAATTAACCAGGGGCATACTGCAAAAGGTCTTGTCTATACTCACCGTGGTTTAACGGATAGTACTTTTGGACCAATGAATGTGGAGCCCGAGGGAGGAGATAGTGGCTCTCCTCTGTTTGCATACGATAAAATTAAGCAGCGTTGGGGAGTGATCGGTGTACTACATGGCATTTCCTCATCATCAGTTTGGTATATTTTACCGCGTGAAGATTTTGTCAACCTAACTATTGCAAGTAATCATGCCGGAACTATCAACAATAGCAGTGCAAATGCCACTTTTGATTGGTCAGCAAACGGGATTTCAAGCACGATTCGTCAAGACCATTATGTGTTACCGGTTGGCTTGGCGGATACGGATAAAAGTAACGATACTAGCAGTACAACCGTTTCGTTAAACCATGGTCAAGATGTCACTTTTACGGGAAAAGCGGCTACGCTGAACTTACAAAATCATATTGCTCAAGGGGCGGGGGCATTAACGTTTAATACCGATTTTACGGTCAAGGGCAGTAATAACGAGATTACGTGGGAAGGTGCGGGTGTGAATATTGCTCGCGATAAACGCGTCGACTGGCAAGTGAAGAACCCGCAAGGTGATCGCCTATCTAAGATAGGTGAGGGAACGCTTTATGTAAATGGGATTGGTGAAAATCACGGTGACATTAGTGTGGGTGACGGTACGGTTATCTTTGCTCAAAAGGCAGATCAACAAGGTCGAAAACAAGCCTTCAATCAAGTAGGAATTGTAAGTGGGCGCCCAACGGTCGTGTTAAATGATAGCCAGCAAGTGAAACCCGATAATCTTTATTTTGGTTTCCGTGGTGGGCGTTTGGATGTAAATGGTAACGACTTAACTTTTGCTCGTATCCGCAATACCGATGAGGGTGCGCAAATTGTCAACCATAATGCTAATAAAGCCTCTACGATTACTATCGACGCTGAAAAGAAACACTTAACTTGGGGAAATTGGCGCCAACACGGGGCGGATATTTATGAATACATCAATATACACGCAAAAAATCGTACTGATTACTTCCTATTAAAACCAAATGGTAATCCAGGTCGTTATTATCCGACGAACCAAACCAGTTCTAATGATTGGCAATTTATCGGCAGCGATAAAGAGCAAGCAATCAAAATTGCCAAAACAATCGAAACAAGTACATTTGCCGGTATTTTCGGTGAAACCGATCCTCGCAAAGTCAATGGTCGTTTAAATGTCGTATTTAAACCGACAAGTGAAAACGCCCAATTATTATTAACCGGTGGAATGGCATTAAATGGAACATTCAGTACAAACAACGGAACCGTTATTTTATCTGGTAAACCAACGCCACACGCTTATGATATGAACCAAAAACAAGATGTGGTACATGATGATGAATGGATAAATCGCCATTTTACTGCAGAAAATTTTTCTGTACATAACAACGGGAAGTTATACGTTTCCCGTAACGTAGAAACGATAAACGGTAATTTCACTGCTTCCCAACACGCACTAATTCAATTAGGGGCGGTGAACAATACTCCGGTTTGCCAACGTTCCGATTACACCGGCGAAACCTCTTGCAGTAAACCTATTTTTTCACAAAAAATTTGGCGCAGTATGCCAACTTTACAAGCGAAAGGTAATGCTATCTTAAATGATCATAGCCGACTAGTGATTGGTAAAACGCATTTTCTTGGTACAGTACAAGGTACGCCACAAAGCCAAGTAACTTTAGCATTTAACGCTAATTGGACAATGACCGGAGATAGCACACTGGGCAATCTAACGTTAGACGGTGGTGCAGATGTTTATTTAAACAACGCCGATAAATCCACTGTATCACGCTACAACCATCTTGTAATTAACGGTAAATTATCAGGTAATGGACACTTCCATGCTTTAACCAATGTCGCAGAGCAAAAAGGCGATCATGTTACTGTAAACGGTTTAGCTAGCGGTAACTTCTTATTTTCTATTGAAAATACAGGGCGTGAACCAAATGCAGTAAGCCCGCTTAGCCTATTAACCTTAACCAATCCAAAACAAAATCTGCAACAATTAAATGTTCAACTTAAAAATGGTTATGTGGATTTAGGGACATATCGTTATATTTTGAAAAATGAACGTAATGATTACCGGTTATACAGCCCATTGCGTGATGCACAACAACAAAACCCTGCTGAACAAGCTGAAATTGATAAGGCTAAAGCATTAGCGCAACGTTACCAAACGGAATTAAATAATTTACAGGCTGATTTACGTCAGAAACAAATCGAACAGCAACAGGCGCAGAAAAATCTTGTCAATAAACAACAAGAAGTTTACGCCAAAGAAGATTATATTAATCGATTACACTGGATTCGCTTTATTTCTCGGGCGATTGCTAAATCGCAACTGCAAAAACTACAACAGGAAGTCGCTAATTATTCGACATTAGCACAACAAGTTAATACTGCAATCAGTGATCTAAATCGCTTACTTGTGGATACCGCTTACCAAGTGAATGAAGCACAGCAGCATTATACCGCTATGGCAGCGACAAGTAGCATCTTAAAACAGGCAGAAGCACTTTGCCTGCAAAGTAATAGCAGCCAAGTTTGCCAAGCAGTGGTAAATACCCTTGGTGTAAATGAGTTAGAAAATCTAGCCTATAGAGCAGCTTCAGGAGATCTTAGCGAAGAGGAATTTGATGCATTCAGACGAGAAGTACTTGACGCGATTGCCGCTGAAGATGAACGAGCAGCAACAACCGATATAGCGCAACGTGCGGGTATAAGCCGCTATGCCAACACAGCATTATCTGAAATTTCCGCACAAGTAAATAATTTACTGCAAATGACCGGAAGCAATAACCATGCTATCACCACCTATCGTAATGATCCTTTCTCGGTTTGGGTAAGCACGACATATCAACAAGCTAAATTTGGCTCTGATAACTATCGTGATTACCGGCAACACAGTACCTTAACTCAAATTGGGCTAGAAAGTGCGGTCAATAATTACCTGCATTTTGGCGGTATTCTATCAAATATCAATGCCAACAATGACTTTGACCAAGCAAGCGGTAACAGCAAACTCACAATGCTAACGGTCTATGGAAAATACCAATCAGAAGATGGCTGGCTTGCAGCACTTGAATTAGGTTACGGAACCAGCAGAAATCGCCTAAATATCGATAACCAAACCGAAAAATTTCATCGTCGGATTACATCGATGGGAGTAACATTAAGTAAACGTTGGGAAAATAATGGTTGGTTGGCACAACCCTATATCGGTGCTAAGTACTATCATTTATCTGGTGTAGATTATCAATTAAATGGCGCTAATATCTCCGTTAAATCCTTTGGGTTACCCGTATATCAAGCTGGAATAAACGTAGCAAAACACTTCGATTTTGAAGCATTTTCTATTACACCACGTTTTACCAGTGAATACATTGATGCGCGTCGTAAAGTATTTGGTATTGACGTATTCAAAGTGAATAATATTCAACTAAAACAACGTTTCGCCCGTCATTTTAAACATGAAATCGGCTTTGACGTAAAAATGAGAAATTGGGAAATCTCAACACATATCGGCTTATTGAAAGGGGATGAAATGAAACATCAACACTATGCTGGATTAACCCTAGGTTATCACTGGTAA